In the genome of Microtus ochrogaster isolate Prairie Vole_2 unplaced genomic scaffold, MicOch1.0 UNK38, whole genome shotgun sequence, one region contains:
- the Fndc10 gene encoding fibronectin type III domain-containing protein 10, with translation MRAPPLLLLLAACAPPSGAAVVPTPPGWEPASDAPWCPYKVLSEGPEAGGGRLCFRSPARGFRCQAPGCVTLVSAGGSLRAHVLRNRSVLLQWRLTPAEARRVRVFALNCSWRGTYTRFPCDRVLLGASCRDYLLPDVHDSVRYRLCLQPLPLRAELAANQPELAECVEFTAEPAAMQEIVVAMTAVGGSICVMLVVICLLVAYITENLMHPTFRRPSLRRQS, from the coding sequence ATGCGCGCTCCGccgctgctgttgctgctggccGCCTGCGCGCCGCCCTCCGGCGCCGCTGTGGTCCCGACGCCGCCGGGCTGGGAGCCGGCTTCCGACGCGCCCTGGTGCCCCTACAAGGTGCTGTCCGAGGGCCCCGAGGCGGGCGGTGGGCGCCTATGCTTTCGCAGCCCCGCTCGGGGCTTCCGCTGCCAGGCGCCGGGCTGCGTGACGCTGGTCTCGGCGGGTGGTTCTCTGCGCGCCCACGTCCTGCGCAACCGCAGCGTGTTGCTGCAGTGGCGACTGACTCCGGCCGAGGCGCGCCGCGTGCGAGTCTTCGCGCTGAACTGCTCGTGGCGTGGCACCTACACACGCTTCCCGTGCGATCGCGTGCTGTTAGGCGCCTCCTGCCGCGACTACCTGCTGCCCGACGTGCACGACAGCGTGCGCTACCGCTTGTGCCTGCAGCCGCTGCCGCTGCGCGCCGAGCTCGCCGCCAACCAGCCAGAGCTCGCCGAGTGCGTGGAGTTCACCGCCGAACCGGCAGCTATGCAGGAGATCGTGGTGGCCATGACGGCGGTGGGCGGCTCCATCTGTGTCATGCTGGTGGTCATCTGCCTGCTGGTGGCCTACATCACCGAGAACCTCATGCACCCGACCTTCCGGCGACCCAGTCTGCGCAGGCAGTCCTGA